The genomic window ataatatttgtaaaaagtgcttcgcatggtgcctgacacattgtaggtgctctataaatgctgattcccttcccccttctccatgTTATtatcactccttttttttttttttatcagttttgaCCCTAAGGTGTCTCAAATAATTAATTAAGGCAGGCCGAAAAGGAAGTGTTTCTCTTGAACCGGGGAGAAGtaagtgagaattttttctgaGACCAAGATTGTGTACGTCTTTAGAATTAGTGAGGGATGAAGTACATTCACATTGGTTTCTGGATTGTGGAGATGGCTGGCAAAGAACTAGATCCATGATAAGGGGAAGTGTGTAGGAGACAGAGAGGGATTCATAAGAAATAGAAACAAGTCTGGGTTTTCTATATCTGCCAGGCTCAGCTCTGGGGTCCATCATTATTACTGTGACTGGGGTCCTCCTTCCTGGCTATATGGCTCAACTCACCCTCAAACATTCAGATGTCAATTAAAGAGAAATGGTAGTCAACTGGTCAACTTACTAAACAGCCCTGGAACATGGCTGAGGCCTTTTAAAATTTGTGGCATCATATAATAATTCTGGAGGCTTTCCTTTTCTTACCTAGTTATCACAGCCCTATGTACCCCTAGGGAACAGAGGCCAACTAAAAAACTCACCAATGATACTGTAGGCCAGAGAAACACTGTCATACACTCAGTTATCACAATATACAACACCCCAAATCCTCTATTTTACAAGTGTGCATTTTCCTCTATCAAATTTCATCTGATTTAATTTTACCTCCTGTCATAGCCCATTTATATCATGTTGGATCCCAAATCCCATCCAGGGTCATATTATCTTAAAATTTTATAAGATTGTCATCTGCAACTTTGTCCAaaacattgataaaaatgttggacAGAAAAATACCACGGATAAAATCTTGAGGGCAGTATGCCCAAATGCTGACTCCTGACTGACACTGAGTGATTTAAATCAACACTTTGGGTCCAGTCATTTAAAAACCTTGTCTAGATCTGATAGTAGACACCTCTTGATTTTATCCACAAATATGCCATGAAAAACATTGTCAAATATCTTGCTGAAGTCCAAGCATGCTATACAGCATTCTCTTAATTTATGtagatcttattggaaatgcttctagcttgtCCTGATTAAAcgtaatgcttactgatggttttagatagatgctacgtATTCTAaaaaagactccatttattcctgtggtCTCTAGTGTTTTTTAAGTAGGAATAAGTGTTACagtttgtcaaaaagctttttctgtatctattggaTAAATTATaagatttctgttagttttgttgttgatatggtcaattatgctaatagttttcttaatatttaaccagccctgcattcctggtataaatctgacctggtcatagtgtattatccttgtGAAAAGTTGCTGTATCATTTTTCCTAATAATTTACTtacattttttttgcatctatacccattagagaaattggtctatacttcTTCTGTTTGGGCTTTTTCTAGTTTAGATGTCAGTACCATATTTGAACAAtacaaagaatttggtagaatACCTTCTTTGCCTACTTTTGcaaatactttatatagtatgggaattaattgttctttaaatgtttgatagaattaacttgtaaatcatctggccctggagattttttcttggggagttcattgatggcttgcttaatgtctttttctgaagagggattatttaagtattttatttcctcttctgttaacctggacaatttattttttgtaaatattcatccatttcactaagattgtaaAGTTTATtgtcatacagttgggcaaaatagctcctaattattgttttaatttcctcttcattgattgtgaattcacccttttcatttttgatactggtaatttggttttgttctttcttttttttaatcaaattaatcaaaagtttaccttttttatttttttcccataaaatcagctctttgttttatttattagttcaatagttttctcaatttcaattttattaattgctcctttggttttcagaatttctaatttggtacttaattggggatttttaatttgttctttttgtagcttTTCTGGTTCCATGTTCAATTCGTTggtctcctctttttctattctatttctgtaaacatttagagatattaaatttctcctaagaactgctttggctacatcccataTGTTTGGttgtgttgtctcattattgtcgttCTCTTGGATGAAGTAATTGATTGTGTCTGTGTTTTATTGTTTGACCcactttaggattagattatttagtttccaattaatttttagtctatctttccatggccctttattgcatcatgatctgaaaagtatGCATTTAATATATCTTACCTTCTGCATTGGATCATGAGGTCCATTTTTATGTAGTGTCATGCACTGCTAAGAATGggtattttcctttctatacCCATTGAATTTTCTTCAGAGGTCTGCTCTATCTAAcctttctaaaattccattaatctccttaacttctttcttatttattttgtagttagatttatctagcgcTGAGTGAGATATGACTGAAAGCAACCTGGGCTTCCCCATCCTTGAGCTGCCAAAGAATCACTTTTGCACAGGCCCTGTAGGGCTCTGAGCTAAAAGGAGTCCTACGAAATAGCAAGTCATGAGGCCATAGGACTTGGAGTGGGAAGAATATTAGTGATTGAACTCAAATAGCAATGGATCCCTGAGGGCCATATATTGCTTtataaaaccacaaattaacattatgtatGTTGTATTTCATCCTTCTTTATTACGTTAagcatttctcaattacattttaatctggttcaagctAAACTCTGGAGTTTCACAGGTTACTTGTGGCCTCTTACAAATAACTTGGCACTTTTATGACCAACTGACTTATtttagacttaaaaaagtgatgtCCAGAGAATTGAATAACTTGCCCTGGGCCATATAGATAGTAAATAACAGAGCCAAAGCTCTAAGTTTGGTTCTCCAACTCCAAAACCCTCATAACCTATTGCCCTCATGGTTGGAGCAATAAGTCACtaagtcagaaagcatttattgctTACAGTGTATACCAGGTAGTGTTTTTGTgagtatgaaaagaaaatcaacacaGTATATTCCCTTGTGTGCTACAAATGCTtcgggcagctagatggtgcagtggatagagcaccagtgcaggagtcaggaggacctgagttcaaatctcacttcagacacttgatgctcactagctgtgtgaccttgggcaagtcacttaaccccaattgcctcatcctgggtcatctccagtcatcctgatgaatatcaggtcactggactcagatgactctggaggaaaagtgaggctggtgacctgcacagccctccctcactcaaaacaaagtcaagcacaagtcacgtcatcatttctctgatggcatgatcttccttagcaatgaaggatgaatacacacacaaatgccTCGACCCTTAGTTATTTAGAGAAACAATTACAACCTCATGAGATGTATGGAGAAACCACTGATAAGATCTTCCCTTGTTTCCATTTTCAGAGGAAAACAAAACTAGTCAAGTGCAAGACCATACCCATGTGGAAAAAAGCCCTGCACAACCCAAAGCACTGCAAGGTATGTTAACTGAATGTTCTGAGAGTCCTGCCTGACTCTTTCCTTTTGTCTCCCCAGACTGCATCAGTCCAAAGCTGCAGAAAGATAATAGGCCAGCCTCTTGTACACCAGCATTGTTTCTCATCCTTATATTCAATGGCTGCTTATGATGCCAGAATGGATGAAAATGCTGCTGTACTCTACCAGTGCATTAGCTATGACTGTTCCTTCCACACTTCCACACAGAAGCCGGGTTACATTTCTGTCTGCAATTACACCTCTGATATTTACAACCCAATTTACTCCTTGATAAAACAGAAGACTAGGGTAAGAAAAGTATTCAATGCATCAAGGAATGACTTCTGAACTAATCTGGTAACAGATTACCTGACCTTGCTGTGTGTAACTGTCCAATGATATGTACCAAGTCATGCTAGGTATACTTTGCCTCTTGACTGCTCCTGGGGTTAGTACCCCATATTTATCTTACTGATATAGACAGTGGAAGGGAGATAGGTGGGAGGATATGGTATGTTTTGTGGGCCCACATACTGAGGcctctttatttttcccctttgtcttACAGGTCACCACAGGATGGAGACTCACTTCACTGCAGTGGGTACAAGACATTCTCTCTTCAGCTTCAACataattcattttattgatgatgtGGAGGTGTGCTCCTATGATAAACAGAGCAGGCAACTTGTATTCACTGAAGCATGGATCCCTGAGGCACTAGGGAAAGACTTCGTTAAAGATAAGAATAGAGATATTTTAACGGCTCAAATTAATTTCAATTTGCTACTCAAATTCCTCCTACGGAATGACACCAAGACTGACCGTAAGTGAGTCAAATTGAATCTAAACaatcagagttagaagggacctcagtggccgtGTAGTTCAACCCACTCATAAAAGATATCCCCTCTATGTCCTATCCAACAAGCTCTTGTCCAGCCTCTGAAGACATGCCTGAGGAATGAATATATCACCTCCTGAAGCACACATTCAATTTTTGGACAGATAAGACTATTAGGAAAAGGTTAAATTTCATTCTTTGCAATTTCCACTCATTATCATTATGATCTATAGAGCCAAACCAAAGAAGTCTAATCCCTCctccatgtgacagcccttccAATTCTCAGACAGTTGTCTTGCCCCTgctcttgccaccaaagtcctttttatccaaacttaacatgtccaggtccttcaccatcctggttgccctctTATGAACTTTTGCCAGAACATCAATAACCTTCTTAAACTATGGTGCCCTGAAGTGAACACAGTGTTTCTAATCAGGTCTGACTTAATGGCAGAACACAATGGcatttgtcattgttcagttgtttcagtcatgtccaactctttgtgattgcggttcagttttcttgtcaaagatactggagtggtttgccatttccttctccagctgatttcaaagataaggaaactgagccaaacagggttaaatgacttgcccagggtcacacagctaagaaatgtctgaggccagatttgaactcaggaagataaatcttcttgacttcaggtctggtactctatctatcAATTTACTTGCTACCTAGATGCCCAAACATTGGCATCGTCACCTTCCTATTCTTGAAATTGATGTCCTTTCAGCTCAAGATCATATGAACATTCTCTCGGCTATTGTATAATGCTAGTGACTCATATTAACCTTGAAGTTCATTAAAAACCctaacattatttaaaaaaaaccaaactactcCCTAACTCTATGTCTCctatcttatatttttatttgattatttttaccCAAGTGCAATATTTTGTATGGATACAGCCCAGCACATTAGCATTTTAAGATCTTTGTGGATCCTGATATTTGTTGTTCATtatatgtcatctgcaaatttgataaatatacaATCTATGACTTTATGCCATTAATACTTTAATTATATGGAcatctggaattcaaaatgtaGAAAGTGTGCTGTTGTGAAAGGATAATTGGATTTGAAGGTAGATAGACTGTGTTCAAATACCAGAACAACAATTTATTGACTGTGCCATTTACTGTGAAGATAGTTATGATTCTTTGAGTGTCAATTTtctgaagaataaaatgaagggatgacttccttcccttccagctcctaatacatgatcctataatctatgaacaaaagagaatttattatcttcccttctaaacctccccttcccccaaaccttCCTATTGATACTGAGAATCTCACCATACATCCAATCTACAAGGTTCACAATCTTGGACTCATTTATATCTTGTAGTCATTCCTTTTCTAATGCTTTCCCATATTAATTAGTAGTCAACTAGTAATCTTAATTATCTTAACCTCTGTAGATTTACTAAATAATCTTGCAAACATCTCGTTTGTCTACAGAGCAACCCTAGGGGGTGGAAaagtgttatccccattttacatatgagaaaattgaggcagacaaaaaattaaatggcttgcccagggtcatcctaCTAGTtaatgtctaaggctgaatttgcatttgggtcttcctgagttcaggtcaatgctctatccattgtgccatgtaGCTGTCTCTACCTTAGCAACATCATTCCCATCCATCCCATACTCTCTACTCAAATGATTATCAAACTAAGGTAGGCTCCCATCATGTCTCACCATGATTATAGTAATAGGTTTTTAAACTGCTTCTCTGTTTCTTGTCTCTTCTCTATTCAACTAATCTTCCACACAGCagccaaaataattttcagaaAGCATGAATCTGGTGCAGTCTTTCCGTAGATCTAATTTTTTATCCTGTGGCTCCCTGTTGCCCCTATTCACTTGATATCTTAAAGTTCTTCACAGAATGGCttcatcctacctttccagatatTTCATATGACTCCCTCCCATACACTGTGTCCCAGAGAATCTGGACTACAATCTGCTCTTCAAACTCATTTCTAGCTCATTTCTGAGTGTCTTTGCACAAtgtttctcatgcctggaatgtttttcctccattctatctcATGGAAtcctttgttttcttcaatattcACACGCACTAGCCCCTACTCCATCATATCTCTCCAGACCCTCCTAGTTCTTAATGCTCTTTCCCATCTTATATTTGCTCTCATCTCTATGCTTATAAACTATTTACCAACACTACCTCCTGTAATGTAAGCTCATCAAGTTCAAGAAGCCTTTTGTTTACCTTATATCCTCAGGGCCAAGTACCATGCCTTGGCTAACATTCAACTGAGGAGGATAAAATTGAAttgagggaagctaggtggcacagtaggtaatttgccaggcctagaatcaggaagactcctcttcctgagttcaaatccaacatcagacacttacggtgtgaccctgggcaaatcacttaaccctttttacttcaatttgctcatctgtaaaatgagctggaggaagaaatgagaaaccATGCCAGTATATTTGTCAAGCAAACCCCCaaaagggtcataaagagttgaatctgactgaaaaatgactgaaaaattatggTGGGGGGGCATATgcaggtggttcaatggataaaATATTGACCCTGGAGCCAGGAGAATATGAGTTCAAATAGgaactcagacacttcctagctctgtgaccctgggcaaatcacataacgcAGTTGCCTCAATCCATTTATGAAAAGAGCTGGAGGTGGAAATTGTAAACCACCATGGTATCTTTGTCACGAAAAatacaaatggggtcatggagactcTGACATACCTGAAACAAcgcaacaacaacaagaaaaatatggaattgATAATGAGCTTGTGACCAAAGAGTACCATAGAGTAAGAAAACTAGGTGACTTAGGTATGTTCTCATTGGTCATGgagggaagaactaggaacaaCTGGTCAaagttagaaaatgaaattgggaaaacttcctaacagctAGAGCTGTCCAGAAGATGGTAGATGACCTTCAGCTGTGCTAGAGGGGATTCCTCATGACTTGAGAGttgactacatggcctctgagatcccttccaatttggagattctgtgactctgtgaaGAATTTAGATCTGGGCTTTTCCCTGATGATGCACATCAGGGAAACTTTCCAAGGCAGACATGTATCAGACTCAAAAAGTTTTGCTGTGATCCCCAAAATCATCTAGTAGTTTTCCATTGTAACTTTCTTTCTGCCACGATACTATGTCCTGCTGCTGAATTTTAAGCCCcttatcctttcctttttctgttttctatttcctgatgctaaaaaaagaaaacagataagaaaagtatttttaaagtttatctCCACGTATTTATCAATTCAGAATTATGCATTAAGACATGGAAACTAGACATTTATAGAATAGAAAATTACCGAGTCAATCTTATGCCAAGTCCAACATGGTTCTACTTCATTAGAGTTCTCCAGTGTCATTAGGGAATGTTTCTCCCTAAGGAGAGAATAGTTGGTCACCCCTTAGTCTGTAGAAAAATTCAACCCAATATATGTGTCACCTCTGAAATTGactaaaaagcaataattttccATAGTACTCTTTGATTCAATCTACCTGCTCCACAATATTCTATTCCTCTAGAAAACTATAATAGGTTCATGTATGAATAGTCCTTTCTTCTGAGTAAACCTAGAAGATATAGAGATAAATTATTTTACCCCCATTATACAACAGTAAAAATTATGTTTAACAATAACAACTTCTTTAAGgtatacaaaatgcttttcaaggTTACATAGGAAATATGGGAGACTGGATTTGTATTGGTCTTTCTATCTTTAATCCCAGTCCCGATTCCATTACATCATATTGACTCATGTCTCTCTACAGATAATCACACAATGCAGCTTTTGACAGACTGTGAACTGGATAATGACATTCAGATTGGTAACCATCTCCACTTTGCTCTGGATGGTGAAGATTTTATCAAGAACAATGGTCAGACTAACCACTGGACTGTTATGAAGCCTGATGCAGAGCGCTTAAAACCCTTAGCAGATGGCACATATGGAAAGGAATTGAGAGAGAAGGCTATAAAGCAATATTGTTTTGGCATGATGAGGAAAATCCTGCACTACTCAAGCATGAAGGAGAATGGTAAGTTCTTCCTGGTTCCCCCCAGGCCATGAGAACAAAGCACAGGAACTGGTCAGTC from Notamacropus eugenii isolate mMacEug1 chromosome 1, mMacEug1.pri_v2, whole genome shotgun sequence includes these protein-coding regions:
- the LOC140520422 gene encoding LOW QUALITY PROTEIN: zinc-alpha-2-glycoprotein-like (The sequence of the model RefSeq protein was modified relative to this genomic sequence to represent the inferred CDS: inserted 2 bases in 1 codon): MENKRRRRESFTCLLLVLSVSALRELQAEENKTSQVQDHTHVEKSPAQPKALQGHHRMETHFTAVGTRHSLFSFNIIHFIDDVEVCSYDKQSRQLVFTEAWIPEALGKDFVKDKNRDILTAQINFNLLLKFLLRNDTKTDHNHTMQLLTDCELDNDIQIGNHLHFALDGEDFIKNNGQTNHWTVMKPDAERLKPLADGTYGKELREKAIKQYCFGMMRKILHYSSMKENVAPEVTVYRHDAPDGRVTFHCTATGFYPHSIQLHWEKDGQLGVWGQESSSGTLPNADSTFYLQISLELPPGDSGTGYTCVVEHSELQTPAVYPVPEKPTGKRPWVMALGLLTVXLSCAGALIIWKKKKTEFLEEKLF